Sequence from the Streptomyces sp. NBC_00358 genome:
CTACGTCCTGAACGGCCACAAGGTCCAGGTCGTGAACGCTCCGGAGGGCGAGCTCTTCACCGTCACCGCGGCGGTACGGGGTGAGGACGGCGAGACACGCAACCGGCTGTTCGTCGTGGACGCCGACACCCCGGGATTCTCCCGCGGCGGATCGCAGGCGCTGATGGGGATGAAGGGCCTGCCCTTCGGGTGGATCACCCTGAACGACGTCCGGGTTCCCGCGGAACGCCTGCTGGTGGAGGCGGAGAGCGAACACACCTCGCGGCTCACCCCGGCCATCTCCCGGCTCGTGGTGCGCGGACGCCTCTACATCATCGCCGCGCCGTCCCTCGCGGTCAGCAGGCTCTGCCTGGACTGGATGCGTGAGTTCGTCGGCCGACGCCGTATCGACGGGCGCGATCTCGGGGAGTACGAGGAGATCCAGCGGCGGCTGGCGGACTGCCGGGCGGACACCTACGCACTGGAATCCGTGGCGATGTGGAGCCTGCTCGGCATCGACAACCAGGCAGAGGTCAACCTGCTGTTCGAGCAGAACTCGGCGAAGAACATCTGCTCCCTGCTCGGCTGGCGGGTTGTGGAGACCACCATGTCCGTGCTGGCCGGCGAGGGGTACGAGACCGCCGGCAGCAAGGCCGCCCGCGGTGTCACCCCCAGTCCCGTTGAACGGGCCTTTCGCGACATGCGCGGCCTGCGCATCACAGGCGGCGTCGACTTCCTGCTCGACAACTGGACCGCCGCCCGCACCATCCTGTCGTACTACTACCCGGATCCCGATCCGGCCGACGACACCACCGCCGGCCCGGTCCTGGCCCCGGAGCTGTGCGCCCGCAACGCCGCCCACCTGGACCATGTGGCCGACGGGATACGCCGGTTCGGGGAGATCTGCCGGGACCTCACACGCCGTCACCCCGATCGCGCGGCCCTGGTCGCGCGGGAACGACTGATGATCCTGCTGAACCAGATCGCCACCGAGCTGCTGACCATGGCGCTGAGCCTCGCCCGCGCCGCCTCGCAGAGCGAGACGGACCCGGGTGCCCAGGACCTCGCGGACCTGTACTGCTCGGCCGGCCGGCTGCGGCTCGCCGACCTGCACCACCGGCTGTCGGCACATGACACCGGTGACGAACCCGACTTCGCGCGGGTGGCCGACGCCTGGCTGGCCGAAGAGGCTCCCGCCGCCCCGCTTCACGCTGTGAGCGCCGATGTCCGCGAGGCCGGCCGATGAGGAAGGAACTCCCCATGAGCGTCACCCCGCAGACCCGACCCGTCGACACCGCACCCGGGGCCGCCGGGCCGCCGACACCCTCGCAGAGCCTGCCGCTGTCGGTCGGCCAGGAGGCCATCTGGATCGGCTGGCAACTCGACCCGCAGCAGTGGACCCACATCATCCCCACCCCCTTCCGGGTCCACAGCACCCTGGACCCGGCCCGCCTGCGCGAGGCTGTCGACGCCCTCGGGGACGCCTATCCGCAGCTGCGGGCCCGGGTGGTCGGCGCCGCGGACGGCCTGCGGCTCGACTGGTCCAACGCGCCCCGGATTCCCGTCACCGAACACATCGCCGACGGTCCGCTCGACGAGGCCGTGCGCCGTACCTGGCAGCGCCCCTTCGACCTGGTGTCCGGCCCGCTCGCCAGGGTCGACGTGGTGCACGGCCCCGACTGGACGGTGCTGCTGGTGGCCGTGCACCACCTGGTGTACGACGGCGCCTCCGTCCTCACCCTGCTCGACGGACTCCGTGAGGCCTACGCCGGACTGCCGGTGCGCCCCGACGACCACCGGGAACCGCTCGCGGACTTTGCCCGCAGGTCACGCGAACTGGCCGACACACCGGCCGGTGACACCCAGCGTGCACACTGGCGCGAGGCCCTGCGGGACGTACCCGTCCTTGAACTCCCGGCCACCGTCGACGAACTGCGGTACACCAGCCACAGCGACGCCGTCGACTCACAGCTGGCCGACCGTCTGCGGGCCCGCGCCGGGGAACTGGGCGTTTCCTACTTCACGGTCCTCTACGCGGCATATCTGGCCGTGCTGCGCCGCTGGACCGGCCAGGACGACCTGGTGGCGACCATCCCCTTCCACGGACGCACCGACCCCGCGCTGAGGGAGAAGGTCGGCTACTTCGTCAACGCCCTGCCGGTCCGGCACCGCATCCCGGCCACGGCGACCTGCGCACAGCTGGTCCACGAGGTGCGGGGCACCGTCAAGGAGGCCCTCGCGCACGGCGAACTCCCGCTGCCGGCCATCCTGCGCGCCGCCGGTCTGACCGGACCCGACGCCCACGCCCGGACCCACCGCACTGTCTTCCAGTACTGGCACGCCGGGCTGCGCGCCGACGTGGACGTCCAGCGGCTGGAGCTGAAGGCGGGCGACACCTCGTGCACCCTGAGCCTGCTCGACATGGAGAGCAGTGCCGATTACGCGCTGGCCGTCATGGTCCGCGAGGACTCCGGCGGCACCCATGTGCTGTGGAAGGACCCGGCCGGCACTGTCGGTCCGACCGTGCTGCAGGCCATGAACCAGGACTACCGGCAGGTGCTGGAGACCCTCGCCGACGCCCCGCACACGCCCCTCGCACACTTCGCCGACCGCATCGACACCCCGGCAGGCCCGGTCTCCGCCGAGCGGCTCGCCGCACTGGCCGCGGGCCACCCCGCAGTCGCGGCCGCCGTCGCCACCCCGGCCTGCGGTGACGCGGACGCCGCCGTCCGGGTACGCACGAACGGGCCGGTCGACGCGGACGAGCTGACGACGTTCGTGTCCGACGCCTGGCAGGGCACGGCGCCCCGGGTGCGGTGGAGCTTCGCCACCGATCCCGGGGACCGCGCGCGTGACGCCGAGGCGGACGCTGCTGCGGCCGGTACCGGGCGGGCGTCGACGGTCGAGGTGCTGGTGGAGCTGTGGCAGGAGGAGCTGGGGGTTGACGACGTCGGTGTCGACGACTCGTTCTTCGAGCTGGGCGGACACTCGCTGCTCGCGGCGTCACTGGTGGGTGCCGTGTCGCGGCGGTTCGGCTGCGAGGTGCTGCTGCGCGGGCTGTTCGAGTTCCCGCGGCTGGGCGACTTCGCCGCTCACGTCGACGAACTGCTCGGCCATCACAACGGGGAGCCTGTCGGTCAGGGAGCCGTGGCGGCGGATCCCGGCGTGTCCGCTGCACCGCAGGACGCACTGCGGGACGCAACTCAGGGCTCAACTCACGGCGCACCACAGGACGTTCTCCAGGACGCACCGCGAAACGGCACCGTCGTGGCCGACGGCCCGGCGCCGGACGTCGCGGCCGAGGACTCCTTCGCGGCATCGAGTTTCCAGGAGCGCATCTGGCTCGCCGAGCGCCTGGACCCCGTCAAGGCCACGTACAACGTGCCGTTGGTGTGGCGGATCCCCGGACGCATGGACGCCACGGTGCTCGCCCGTGCCCTGGCCCTGCTGGTGGCACGCCACGAAATCCTGCGCACCGCGTTCACCGAGCGGGACGGCCGGCTGCGGCAGACCGTGGGTGAGCCGTGGCGGCCGCACCTCGACACGCTCGACCTGCGCGACACCGCCGACCGCGACGGTGCGCTGAACGCCTGGCTCGACGCCGCCGCGCACCACCCCTTCGCCCCTTCCTCGGGCCGGTTGCTCACGGCGGGTCTGGCGGAACTCGGCGACGCGGAACAGATCCTCTGCGTCGTCCTGCACCACCTGGTGTGGGACGGCGAGTCCGCCGAGGTGTTCTTGCGTGAACTGGACGAGTGCTACCGCGAGGCCGCCACACCGGCACCGGCGGCGGCTCCGTCCCTGGTTCCGGTTCCGTCTTCGGGTCCGGTCCCGGCCGCGGTCCCGGTGGAAGCCACGCACCTGCGGCCCGCCAGCGCCCATCAGGAACGCATGGGATTCATCGATCAGTTCGAGAAGGGGGTGGTCTATCCGACCGCCCCCGTCTACCACAACCTCCCGCTCTTCCTCCGGCTCGACCGCGTGCCCGACCCCGAGGAACTGGCCCTCGCCGTCACCCGGCTGGAACGCGCGCACGAGGCGCTGCGTACCAACCTCCTGCTCACCGAGGGACGCACCGTCCAGCAGATCACCGACGGCACCCGCGTCAGCCCGTGCTGGTTCGACACCGTGCCGGTCAGTGCCGCCGAACCACCGGCAGCGCTGCGCGCATGGGCGGCCGAGCCCTTCGACCTGGCAGCCGAGCCCCTGTTCAAGGTGGCCGCGCAGCCCGCCGAGGACGGCACCGGCTGGCTGGTGCTGACCGGTCACCAGGCGGTCGTGGACCGCATCGCCCTGACCGTGGCCGCCCGCGAACTGCTCGCGGCGCTCGCCGGCGAGGAGCCTGCCACCAGCAGCTATTGGTCCTGGCTGGAGGGGATCTCGCCTGAGGCGAAGGAGCGGGATCTTGCGGTACGGGCCGAGGCACTGCGCGGGGACACCGACCCGCTGCCGTTGCCGGAGCGCCGTACCCGCGCGGCCATCCACGTGTACGAGGAACAGTCCGTCCCGCTGACCGTTCCGCAGGCCGCCGTGGTCCGGGACTTCGCCGACGCGCACGGCCTGACCGGTGAAGACGTCCTGCTCGGCGTCTTCACGGCGCTGCTCGGCTGGTACTCCGGCCGGCAGGAGATGATCCTCGGCGTCGCGCACGCCGCCCGCACCGGCTCGGACGCCGGGATCGTGGGCCCGCTGGCCAACCTGCTGCCGCTGCGGCTGTCGGCCCCGGTCGGCGACTCCTTCACCCGTATCGCCGTCGACACGGCACGGGAACTCGCCGGCGCCCGCGCCCGTGGCCTCGCCCCCTTCGACGAACTCGTCAAGCGCGTCGACCCGGCCAAGGACATGAGCCGTACCGCCCTGTTCGACGTGCTCTTCTGCTACGCGGACGGTCCGCGGGAACTCGCGCTGCCCGACGGATCCCGGGCCGCCCTGGTCGAACTGGGCTCCGGCTACGGCAAGTACGACCTCACGCTCTTCCTGCGGCCCGGCGACGACGGGTTCGACGGCCGCCTGGTGTTCAACGGCCGGTACTTCGACGAGGCGCAGATGACCGCTCTCGCCGAGCACTACGTCAACCTGCTCGACGCCCTGCTGAGCACCCCGGACGCCCCCGTCGGCGACGCCGACCCGCTCACCCGGCGCGAACGGGAGACCCAGCTGCGGGTGTGGAACGCCACCGACGCGGACTACCCGCAGGCCACGCTGCACGCACTGATACGCGCCCAGGCGGAGGTCCGGGGCTCCGCGACGGCCCTGACCGACGCGGGCCGGCACCTCAGCTACCGCGAACTCCTCGACCGGGCCACCGCGTTGGCGCGCAGGCTGGTCGCCGAGGGAGTGAGTCCCGGCGAACTCGTGGCGTTGCTGCTGCCCCGCGGTGCCCGGCAGGTCGAGGCGATGCTCGCGGTCCTGCTGGCCGGTGCCGCGTACCTGCCGGTGGACCCGACAGTCCCGGCCGACCGCAAGACGTTCATCCTGAGCGACTCCGGGACGCGCTGGGCGCTCGTCGACGGCGAGGCCAAGGACCAGCCCGGTCTCACCGGGTTCGGGGGACAGGTGGTGGCCCTGGACGAGCAGGTGACCGATGTCCCGGCCGACGCCCCCGCACTGCCTGAAGTGCCGCTCGACGCGCCCGCGTACTGCATCTACACCTCCGGCACCACCGGTCGCCCCAAGGGTGTGACGGTCAGCCATCGCAACGCGGTCCGGCTGATCGACAACGACCGCTTCCCGTTCGCGTTCGGGCCCGACGACGTGTGGACGCTGTTCCACAGCTACGCCTTCGACTTCTCGGTGTGGGAGGTGTTCTGCGGCCTGGCGCACGGAGGCCGGGTGGTGATCGTCGCCGACGAACAGGCCCGCGACGCCCGCCAGTTCTGGCAGCTGATGCGGCGCGAGCGCGTCACCGTGCTCAACCAGACGCCCAGCGCCTTCCGCCAGTTGCTGAGTGTCGAGGAGGAACCGGCGCCCCTTGACCACCTGCGCTGCGTGATCTTCGGCGGCGAGAAGCTGCAACCCGCCATGCTGCGCGGCTGGCTGGAGCGCCGTCCGCACGTGCGCCTGGTGAACATGTACGGCATCACCGAGACCACCGTGCACGTCACCTTCCGTACCGTCACCCGTGCCGACGCGGAATCGGACACCAGCGTCATCGGCACGCCGATCCCCACCACCACGGTCCACCTGGTCGACCCGCTGACCCGGCGGCGGCTGCTGCCCGTCGGCGCGGTCGGCGAGATGCTGGTCGGCGGAGCGGGCGTCACCGACGGCTACCTGGGACGGCCCGAGCTGACCGCCGAGCGCTTCGTGGCAAACCCGTTCGGCTCCGGCACCCTGTTTCGTACCGGCGACCTGGCCCGCTACCGCACCGACGGCACGCTGGAGTTCCTCGGCCGGGCCGACTCCCAGGTGCAGTTGCGCGGCTACCGCATCGAGCCCGGCGAGATCGAGAGCTGCCTGCGGGAGCACCCCGGCGTCGGCGAAGCCGTCGTCCAGCTCGAGGACGACCGCCTCGTGGCCTACGTTCAGCCGCGCGCCGAGGCGCCGGGTGCGGCACAGCTGCGGGTGCACCTGGCGGCGAAGCTGCCCGAGTACATGATTCCTGCGCACTATCGCTCCGTCACCGAGATCCCGCTGACGGCCAACGGCAAACTGGACCTTGACCGACTGCGCGGGCTCGGAACCTCGCTGGCCACCTCCTCGTCCCGCGAACCTGCCACGCCGACGGCACGGATCGTTGCCGCCGCCTGGGCCGAACTCCTGGGTGTGGAACGGGTTTCGGCCGACGACTCCTTCTTCGGGCTCGGCGGACACTCGATGCTGGCCGTCCGTCTGCTGGGCCGGCTGGGACGGCAGTTCGGCCTCATCCTGCCGCTGCGCGTCCTGTTCGAGTACCCGAGCCTGCAGGACTTCGCCGACCACATCGACGCCGAGGGCGGATGCCCGGCCGACGGCGTGGAAACGGCCACGCACCCCACCGGACCGGAGGCCGACGGCACGCCGGCCGCCGGCTTCCAGAAACGGATCTGGCTGGCCGAACGCGCCGACCCCGACTCCGCCCGCTACAACGTGGTCCTCGCCTGGCGGTCCCCGGCCGCCCTGGACCCCGGCCGGCTGCGCGCGGCGATGGCCAGTCTGGTGGCCCGGCACGAGATCCTGCGCACCCGGTTCGTCGAGAAGGGCGACCAGCTCCTTCAGGTCGTCGGCGCGCCGTGGACGCCGGAACCCGAACGGCTCGACCTGCGCCACGCCGCCGACCCCGACGCGGGCTTGCGCGAGTGGCTCGACGAAGCCGCCGCCCGCCCCTTTGACCCGGCTTCCGGCCAGCTGCTGCGATGGGCCCTGGCCGATCTGGGCGACCGGGGCTGGGCCCTGCTGTGGTGCCTGCACCACCTCGTCGTGGACGGCGAGTCCGTCCCGGTGATGCTGGCCGACCTGGAGCACGGCTACCGCACGGACGGCCCCCCGGCCGCTGCCCCGGTGCAGTACCGCGAGTGGGTCGCCGACCGGCAGGCCGAACGTGATGCGCCCGGCCACGCGGCGGGCCTCGCCCACTGGAGCGAGCGGCTCGCCGGCGCCCCCGCCTACCCGCGGCTGTCCGAGCCCGACGCCGCGGAACCGCACGGTGCGGTGGCCGCCGTGCTGCCCGCCGACACCCTGGACCGGCTGCGGCGGGTGCAGAACGAGCAGGGCGTGTCGTGGTTCATGGTGGTGTCCACCGTGCTCGCCGCGGTGCTGCACCGGTGGTCCGGAGACCAGGACATCACCTTCGGTGTGCCGGTCTCGGTCCGCGACCGCGCCCGCTTCGGCACGCTCGTCGGCCCCTGCCTCAACACCCTCGTCCTGCGGTCCGACCCCGGACCCGACGCCTCGTTGGGCGATCTGCTGCGGTCCATGCGCACCGAGGTGCTCGGCGCCTTCGAGCACCAGGGTGTGCCGTTCGAGGACGTCATCGAGCGGCTTCAGCCCGAGCGTCGGGCAGGACGCACCCCGTACACCGATGTCACCCTCAACATGAACCTGCTCAGCGGGCGGCGCACCTCACTGGGCGACGTGGAGCTGAACCCGCTGTTCTTCGAGTCGTTCTGGCGTCAGGAGACGAAGTTCGGCCTGACGGTGACCCTCTCCGAACAGGACGGTCGGCTCACCGGCGTCTTCTCCTACCGGGGGGACCGCTTCACCGCGGCGGACGTACGCACCCTCGCCGACAGTTTCGGCCGGCTGCTCGCGGCATTCCCCACCGCTCTCGACCGTCCGCTGCACGACGTACCCGTCACGTCCGCAGAGCCGCGGACCGGCCAGGACCTCGCGCAGCAGTCCGCGCAGCTCACCGCCCTGTCGGACCAACGGCGCCCGCAGTACCGGGACTTCGTGGCCGCCCAGGAAGCGGAGCGTGACGGCGGGCAGCGCGCCGCGGCCCTCCGCCACTTCGCCGGACGGCTCGCCGGGGCACCGGAGTACCTCGACTTCCCCGCGCCGTCGGCCGCGGGCCCCAACGGGACCGTACCCGTGGCGCTCCCGGACGGCTTGCGTGAGCGGCTGCGCCCCCTGCAGGACGCCGGTTTCTCGGTCTACCTGGCGGCCGCCGCGGCCCTCGCGGTCACGTTGCACCGCTGGACCGGGCAGGACGACATCGTGTTCGCCACTCCGCTCGCCAACCGCGAACGGCCCGAGTTCACCGAGTTGCTGGGCCCGTGCCTGAACACGGTGGTCCTGCGCTCGCAGCCGGCTGAGGGCGCCCGGGTGCGGGATCTGCTGGAGTCGGTGCGCGGCGAACTGCTCGGCGCCTTCGAGCACGGCAGCGCGCCCTTCGAGGACGTCGTAGACGCGCTCAGGCCTGCCCGCCGACCCGGCCGCACCCCGTACGCGGACGTCACGCTCAGCCTGGAGACGACGGCGCCACAACCGCCGTCTGTCGGTGGACATCGCCTCCAGCCCTTCGTCCACGACCGCGCCGGTGCAGCCTTCGTGGGCAAGCTCGGTCTCACGGTCGTGGTGTCGCTGACCGGCGACAAGCTCGGCGTCGCAGTGTCCTACCGCGGTGACCGGTACCGGCGGGAGGACGTCGAAGACTTCGCCGCCCTGCTTGGCCGGGCCCTGACGGTGCTGCCCGGCAGCCTGGACGAGCCGCTCGCCGCACTCGACCTGGTCGGCGACGACCGCGACCGGCTGCTCGGCCGGGAGTGCGGACCCCGGGCCGCCCCCGCCACCAGCGTGCCGCAGCTCGTCGCCCGGTGGTGCCGTGAGCGACCCGACAGCCCGGCCGTGGAGTCCTCGCGCGGAACGCTCAGTTACCGAAGGCTCGAACAGCGGGCGGACGCCCTCGCGGCCAGGATCAGGCCGTACGTGCACGGCGCTGACCCCGTCGTCGCGCTGATGCTGGACCGTGGCGAGGACTTCGTCGTGGCGATGCTCGCCGTCTGGCGGGCCGGTGCCGCGTTCTGCCCCGTGGAGCCCGGACAGCCCGACACGCGCGTCGACTTCATCCTCGGCGACGTGCGCGCCTGCGTGGTGGTCACCGCCGGACCGCAGGACCCCGCACACCGGCGGCTCGCCGAGCACGGCGCCACCGTCCTCGCGGTGGACGCACCGGCCGACGCGGCACATGTCCCGGCCACCGCTGCCCTCCCGGACCCGGAGTCGACGGCATACGTCATCTACACCTCGGGCACCACGGGCAGCCCCAAGGGCGTAGTGGTCCGGCACCGCAGCGTGGCCCAAGTCGCCCTGTGGGGGGCCGAGTCGTTCGCCCTCGGTACCCAGGACCGGGTTGCCCAGCTGTTCAGCCCCGGCTTCGACGCCTCGCAGTGGGACGTGTGGAGCGCCCTGGGCTCCGGCGGCTGCCTGGTCCCGTACGAGGCGCGGCGCCTGGACATCCCGGGGCTGGCCGACTGGCTCGACCAGCAGCGGATATCGGTGTGCCTGGTGATGACCCCGGTCGCGGAGGCCGTCTGGGCCAGCTCGGCCGTACAGCCGCAGTCGCTGCGCTGGATGCTCGTCGGCGGCGGCGCCCTGACCCGGCGGCCACCGGCCAGCCTGCCGTACCGGGTACGCAACGTGTACGGGCCCACAGAGACCACCATCTTCGCGCTCAGCGGTGATCTCCGGCACGACGGCGACGGGCCGCTCAACAACCTCGGCCACCCGCTCTCCGGCGTACGGGTCCATGTGCTCGACCCGCACGGCAACCGGTGCCCAGCCGGTGTGGTCGGTGAGATCTGCGTCGCAGGGGCAGGCGTCGCGGTGGGCTACTGGCGCCGGCCCGAACTGACCGCGGACCGCTTCCGCGCCGGCACGCCCGACGGCACCCCCGGTCCCGTGTACCGGACCGGGGACCTGGGACGTCGGCTGCCGGACGGCTCGATCGAGTACCGGGGCCGCGCCGACCGGCAGTTGAAGATCCGCGGCTACCGGATCGAGCCCGGCGAGATCGAGGCCGCCCTGCTCAGGCAGGACAGCGTGGGCCAGGCCCTCGTGCACGGCGACCCGTCCCGTACCCCCGCCCTGGTCGCCTATCTGGTGCCCGTTGGCAGTGAACGGCCAGGCGCTGCAACGGTGTTGGAGCATCTGCGCTCCCACGTACCGTCTTACATGGTTCCCGAGGCCGTCGTCTGGCTGGACGTAGTGCCGGTCACGGCCAACGGCAAGGTCGACGAGAGCAGGCTGCCGGTCCCCGGACGGCAGGATCTGGCGTCGGCCGCCACCTGGGTCGCGCCCGACGGAGACCTGCAGCAGCGCATCGCCGGCCACTGGGAAGAGGTGTTGAGCACGACGCAGGTCGGCGCGCACGACAACTTCTTCGACCTGGGCGGCAATTCACTGACCCTGGCCACCCTGCACTCCCGGCTGGTGGCGGACCTGGGGCGCCCGCTGGCAATGGTCCAGCTCTTCGAGCACCCCACCGTCGCCGCGCTCGCCGGACTGCTCGGTGAGGCCGGAGCTCCGGCCCCCGTACCCGGCCGGGATCGGGCCATGGACCGGGTGACCCGGGCCCGGCAGGCGGCGGCGGTCCTGCGCGCCCGGCGGGGCCGGTAGGACCGGGCAATTCCCCAGGGCGGGCGGCGACTTGAGGGCGCCGCCCGCCCCGGGCCACGACGTGAGGGCCGCCGCACCGCGCAGTACGTACCGCTGCGGCCGCAGGACGAACGAGGGAGGAACGACATGGTGGCATCCACGACGACCGAGCCGCAGCCCGGGACCGGTCCCCAGGACACCGGGCCCGGCCAGGGCGCCCGTCTGAAGGCCCTGCGGGTACTGCTGTGCGCGGAGGTCCTGTCGATGACGGGTTCCCAGCTCAGCGCTGTCGCCCTGCCCTGGTTCATCCTGGAGACCACCGGCTCGCCCGCCTTCATGAGCCGTGTCATGGCCGCGCAGATGGTGGCCGTGGTGGTCTTCGGCGTCATGGGCGCCGCGCTGGCGGGGCGTCTCGGACCGAGGCGGGTGATGCTCATCTCGGACACCGCGCGGGGCCCGCTCGTCGCTCTGGTACCGGTCCTGCACCACTGGGGACTGCTGCCGATGCCTCTGTTCATGGCCATCCTCTTCGCGGTCGGTGCCTTCTTCGCGCCGTACGTGGCCAGTCAGCAGGCCGTGCTCCCGGCGCTGGTCGGTGACGACGAGACGATGCTGAGCACCGCCAACGCCCGGCTGCAGGGCGCCACCCGGCTCACCATCCTGCTGGGTCCGCCGCTGGCTGGCCTGCTGATCGCCGGGCTCGGGGCCCCCGTCGTGCTCTTCCTCGATGCCGTCAGCTACCTGGCCGCCGCGTTGCTCGTCCGCTGGGGACTGCCCGGCCACCTGGTCACCCGGCGCCAACCGGACCGGGGCAGGCTGCGCGACAGTCTCCGGGTCCTGGTGAAGAACCGCATGCTCACCTTCTGGTCGCTGGCCCAGGCACTTGGAGAGATGGGCTGGCAGGCGATGTTCGCGCTGATCCCGGTCTTCGCGCTGCTGCGCTACGACGGCTCCTCGGCCCTGGCCGGCACACTGCTGGGAGCCTTCGGCGGCGGTGCGCTGGCCGGCACCCTGCTCGTCAAACCCGCCCTGCGCCGGGTCTCCAGCATGCGGCTGGCCGTCGTCGGACGGGTCGGACAAGGGCTGTTGTTCCTGGCCCTGCTGCTGCCCCTGAACGCGCTGGGACTTGCCGCGTTCCTTTGCGCGGTCGGCCTGCTGAACGGGATCTCCAACGCCCCGATGATTGCGGTGCGCACCACCCTCATCCCGGAGAGGCTGCGATCGATGACCCTGACGGTGATCGCCGCCTTCGCACTGTCCGGCGGCTCGCTGGGCCTCGCGGTTTCCGGGACGGCGGTGGAATCGCTCGGCCTGTCCAGGACGTTCACCGTACTGGTCGTGCTCCAGGCGTGCGGCACCCTGCTCTTCCTGCTCGGCCTGACCGCCGCGCCCCGCACGACCAGGTCCGGTGACAGGGCGGGCGGTCAGGAAC
This genomic interval carries:
- a CDS encoding acyl-CoA dehydrogenase family protein, which translates into the protein MPARSRNLASDPDRRSFLEELYQGRFRWDLIRPFPQQDPVDRKKGDAAVAGLGDFFHGRLDPTEVDEQAAFPAQFTDALRAQGYLKLQADIGLGGHELSCLNTFRVIEAAASRCFPAAVLMGIENSLGAGALLPIMPPGPLADRVARQVRSSGLSGSADTEPSGAANQGRTTTAVPVEDGAAYVLNGHKVQVVNAPEGELFTVTAAVRGEDGETRNRLFVVDADTPGFSRGGSQALMGMKGLPFGWITLNDVRVPAERLLVEAESEHTSRLTPAISRLVVRGRLYIIAAPSLAVSRLCLDWMREFVGRRRIDGRDLGEYEEIQRRLADCRADTYALESVAMWSLLGIDNQAEVNLLFEQNSAKNICSLLGWRVVETTMSVLAGEGYETAGSKAARGVTPSPVERAFRDMRGLRITGGVDFLLDNWTAARTILSYYYPDPDPADDTTAGPVLAPELCARNAAHLDHVADGIRRFGEICRDLTRRHPDRAALVARERLMILLNQIATELLTMALSLARAASQSETDPGAQDLADLYCSAGRLRLADLHHRLSAHDTGDEPDFARVADAWLAEEAPAAPLHAVSADVREAGR